The Chiloscyllium punctatum isolate Juve2018m chromosome 42, sChiPun1.3, whole genome shotgun sequence genome includes a region encoding these proteins:
- the LOC140465559 gene encoding glucose-6-phosphatase catalytic subunit 1-like encodes MERMDAGIDLLHSSGVELVQYLQMNYKDSQSWFTFISFAADLRNTFFVFFPIWFHLCEAVGVKLIWVAVIGDWLNLIFKWILFGQRPYWWVHETSYYSNSSFPVLQQYPITCETGPGSPSGHAMGSAGVWYVMVTAFLTSTLQNKQPPLLCSRCLRSVLWTIFWLMQLCVCASRVFVAAHFPHQVCLGVTSGLIVAEAFGRIDAIYNVKFTQYLKITLSLFSFALGFYLVLKVLGVDLLWSVEKAQRWCARAEWVHIDSTPFAGLVRNMGALFGLGLALNSPIYAESCKGKRSQQFSFRLSCIVASLLILHLFDSVKPPTQTEFLFYFLSFCKSAAVPLAVVVFVPYCVSQIVNREEKEKLL; translated from the exons ATGGAGAGAATGGACGCTGGGATAGACCTGCTCCACAGCTCCGGGGTAGAGCTGGTGCAGTATCTACAGATGAATTACAAGGACTCCCAGAGTTGGTTCACCTTTATCTCTTTTGCTGCTGACCTGAGAAACActttctttgttttctttcccATCTGGTTCCATCTGTGTGAAGCCGTGGGTGTCAAACTCATCTGGGTGGCCGTCATTGGAGACTGGCTCAACCTCATTTTCAAATG GATATTATTTGGCCAGAGACCTTACTGGTGGGTTCATGAAACGTCCTACTACAGCAACTCGTCATTTCCTGTGCTACAGCAATATCCTATAACTTGTGAAACAGGGCCAG GAAGCCCATCGGGTCATGCTATGGGATCAGCTGGGGTTTGGTATGTGATGGTGACAGCATTTCTGACCAGCACACTTCAGAATAAGCAGC CGCCTCTCTTATGTTCCAGGTGCCTCCGTTCAGTGCTGTGGACAATATTCTGGCTGATGCAGCTCTGTGTCTGTGCATCCAGAGTGTTTGTTGCCGCTCACTTCCCACATCAGGTCTGCCTGGGAGTCACCTCAG GGTTGATTGTGGCTGAAGCGTTTGGTCGGATTGATGCAATCTACAATGTGAAGTTTACGCAGTACCTGAAGATCACTCTGTCCTTGTTCTCCTTCGCTCTGGGCTTCTATCTGGTGCTGAAAGTGCTGGGGGTGGACTTGCTGTGGTCAGTGGAGAAAGCCCAGAGATGGTGCGCCCGAGCAGAATGGGTCCACATCGACAGCACTCCCTTCGCTGGTCTGGTCAGGAACATGGGGGCCTTGTTCGGATTGGGATTAGCTCTCAACTCCCCCATTTATGCTGAGAGCTGCAAAGGGAAGAGGAGCCAACAGTTCAGCTTCAGACTAAGTTGTATAGTGGCTTCATTACTCATCCTGCATCTGTTTGACTCAGTGAAGCCCCCGACTCAGACGGAATTCCTGTTTTACTTTCTGTCTTTCTGTAAGAGTGCTGCTGTACCTCTGGCTGTTGTGGTATTTGTTCCATACTGTGTGTCACAAATCGTAAACCGAGAGGAGAAGGAAAAGCTTCTATAG